Genomic segment of Maricaulis maris:
GGCCGGCGCGGGTCAGCGTCGAGTGGACCGCACCCGCCACGAGTACCATCGGCAGGGCCGAATTGTCGGCGTCCTGACGATGATCGGTGAGCACCAGGTGCGCCGCGCCATCACGGACGGCGCCGACGCACTGGTTGATGACATCATCGATGGCGGTGCGCAGGGCCTGTCCGTCGCCATTGGCGCCGAGGGTCGGCAGCAGGCAATCGATCTCCTTGACCGCCCCGCCCATATGGGCCCGCCAGCGCTCATAACCACCATTGCTGAGGATCGGGCTGTCCAGCACGAGCACGCTGGCGCGCGCCTCGCCCTGGCCGAGGATATTGCCGAGATTTCGGAAGCGGGTTTTCAGACCCATCACCCGGCCTTCCCGCAAGGGATCAATCGGCGGATTGGTGACCTGGGAGAAATTCTGACGGAAGAAGTGCGATAGCGGGCGATAGCTTTCCGACAACACCGCCAGCGGGGCATCATCGCCCATCGAGCCAACGGCTTCCTTGCCATCATCGGCCATCGCCTTGATGACGAGCTCGATATTCTCGAAGGTAAAGCCCGAGGCGGCCTGGCGGCGCGTCCGTTCGGCATCGCTGAAGAGCTGGTCTTCCGAGCCCGGTCCGACAACGCTTTCCAGATCCTCCATCTCGCCGAGCCAGCGGGTATAGGGGTGTTGTTCCGACAGCTCGTTGAGGATGTCCTGCTCGCGATAGAATTTGCCCTCGACAATATCCAGCGCGATCAGGCGACCCGGTGTGATCGAGCCGCGCTCGGTCACGGTGGTCGGATCGACCGGCGCCATGCCGGTCTCGGACCCGGCCACGAACACATCGTCATTGGTCAGGGCGTAACGCATCGGGCGCAAGCCGTTGCGGTCCAGACCGGCAATTGCCCAGCGGCCGTCGAAGGCGGCAATCGCCGCCGGCCCGTCCCAGGGCTCCATCACCGCGTTGCAGTATTCATACATCCGGCTCCAGCCTTCCGGCATGACGTCGGCCCGCTTTGACCAGGCTTCCGGAATGAGAAGCGTCTTGGTCATCGGCGCCGAGCGACCGGCGCGGACCAGGATCTCGAAGGTCTGGTCGAGCGCGGCACTGTCCGAGGCACCCGGCTGGATCACCGGCTTCACATCGTTTTCGGCATCGGCGAAGGCCGTCTCCGCGATGTGCACCTCATGGCTGCGCATCCAGTTGATATTGCCGCGGATCGTATTGATCTCGCCATTGTGTGCCAGCATGCGGAAGGGCTGGGCCAGTCGCCATTCTGGGAAGGTATTGGTCGAATAGCGCTGGTGGAAGATCGCGAAGGGCGAGATGAAGTCGGGCGATTGCAGGTCCGGGTAGAAGGCGTCGATATCCTGGGCGCGGAACAGGCCCTTGTAGATGATGTCGCGCGACGACAGCGAACAGACATAGAGATCGCGCAGGTTTTCCTCGCGGGCCCGGCGCTCGATCCGGCGGCGGACGATGTAGAGCACGCGCTGCACCGCCTCGCTGTCACGGCCGCGCGGATCCCGGAACAGGACCTGTTCGATCTCCGGCAGCATGGCACGGGCCTTGTCGCCGAGAACCGAGGTGTCGATCGGCGGCTGGCGCCAGCCGTAGAAGGCAAAACCCTCGCGCAGGATTTCCGCCTCGATGATCGCGCGGGCGCGTTCGCGGGCCGCAAAATCGGTGCGGGGCAGGAAGATCATGCCGACGATGACATCCCCGCGCTCGGGCTCGTGCCCGGTCCGCGAGACGGCTTCCTTGAAGAAGTCCTGTGGCACGCCAACGCGCAGGCCGGCGCCGTCGCCGGTCAGCCCGTCGGCATCAACGGCGCCGCGGTGCCAGACCGCCTTCAGCGCATCAATCGCCAGTTCGACGATGTCGCGCCGCGCGCGCCCCTTCATGTCGGCGATCAGGCCGACGCCGCAGGCATCGCGCTCGTCGCGCGGATCGATCAGGCCGGACGCGCGGAGGGTTTCGAGGCCCTGGCGATGGGCGGCTTCGGACCAGGTCTTGTCTGTCATTCGGCCGCTCCCAGCACACGCATCCGGTTGTCGAGATAGGATTCAATCGAACGGGCAGCATCGAGCCCGTCCTTGATCGCCCACACCACCAGCGAGGCGCCGCGATGCAGGTCTCCGGCGACGAAGACACCGTCCAGGCTGGCCATCCGCGTGGCGCGGTCGACCTCGACCCGTCCGTCGCGATGAACGGAGAGATCAGGCGACTCGAACAGAACCGGCAGGTCCTCGGGCGTGAAGCCGAGGGCGGAGATGACCATGTCAGCGCCGATATCCCAGGTCTTGCCGGGATCAGCTTCCGGTGCACGGCGCCCGGACCGGTCGGGTGCGCCCAGGCGCATGCCCTGGACCCGCACCGCCGAGATCCCGTCGCCCTGGGTCAGCACGGCGAGCGGGGCGGAGAGCCATTCGAAGACGACCCCCTCCTCCTCGGCATGCTTCACTTCGCGGGCCGAGCCCGGCATGTTGGCGCGGTCGCGGCGGTAGAGACAGGTGACCGAGGTCGCGCCCTGGCGGATCGCCGTGCGGACGCAGTCCATCGCGGTATCGCCGCCACCAACCACGACGACCCGCTTGCCCCTGGCGTCGAGGACCGTGTCATTGGCCGCCGGATCGCCCAGGTCATCGCGGTTCGAGCGGGTCAGGAAATCAAGAGCCGGCAGGACACCATCGCCGCTGCCCGGACAGGTCAGCTGGCGGGCCTGATAGACACCGGTCGCGAGCAGGACGGCATGGTGCTCGGCCCGGATCGCATCGAGGCTGGCATCGCGGCCGACCTCGAAATTCAGCCTGAACACGACCCCGCCCTGCTCGAGCCGGTCGAGCCGGCGCTGGACCACCGTCTTTTCCAGCTTGAAGCCGGGAATACCGTACATCAGGAGACCGCCCGCGCGGTCGGCGCGCTCATAGACGGTGACCGAAAACCCGCTCTCACGCAGGCGCTCGGCAGCGGCCAGACCGGCCGGGCCCGACCCGATGATACCGACACTCTGGCCGCGCTCCGGACCAACATGGAGCGGCTCGACCCAGCCCTCTTTCCACGCCGTATCGGTGATATATTGCTCGACGGCGCCGATGGTGACAGCCCCGTGCTTTGACTTTTCGACCACGCAGCTGCCTTCGCACAGGCGGTCCTGCGGGCAGATGCGGCCACAGATTTCCGGCATGGTCGAGGTCGCCGCCGAGGCGTCATAGGCCTCCCTCAGACGATCCTCGCCGGCCAGCATCAGCCAATCGGGAATATTGTTCTGCAGCGGACAGCCGGACTGGCAGAAGGGGACACCGCATTGTGAACAGCGCGAGGCCTGCTCGGCAGCCGCCCCGGTCGAGAAACCGCGATAGATTTCCTTGAAATCCTGACGCCGTTCGCCCTCGGAGCGCTTTTCCGGATAGGTCTGGTCGATGTCCACAAATCTGAGCAATCCCGCCCCCGTCAAAACTTCGAAAGTTCGCTAGTGCAGCACAGACTTCGCAAGCGCACAAGTGAGCGACCGTGCGGCGAGTTGGCATATTCTTCCCCGAAACCGATCTTCAAGGAACGAATTTCCACAAGCATGGCATTTTTCCGATGCCGGAAGCAAATTACTCGCTATCGGGCGATTTCACCGTTTCCCGGTCCGCACGCCTCGGGGAAAGCGGAAACCGCCCGTCAGAGTGCCTGTCGGGGCGCTCGTCAGCCTGCCCGCCGCGCTCGCGCGCGGTCACAATGCCGTGCCTGGCGGCCCGTGTGCGGCAAAGCGCCTTGCCCCGACCGGTCATCGCGCCCAAGTTTGCCGACATGACCCCTGCCCCGACGCTCTCCTCGCTGCCGGCCCAGCCCGTTCCGGCCTCGCCGCTGATCGACAGCTTTGGCCGCCAGATCCGATATCTGCGCCTGTCGGTGACCGATCGCTGCGACCTGCGCTGCGTCTATTGCATGAAAGCGCAGCCGGAATTCCTGCCCAAGGCCGATCTGCTGACCCTGGAGGAGCTGGAACAGGTCGCCGGTGCCTTTATCGACCGGGGCATCACCAAGATCCGCATCACCGGTGGCGAACCGCTTGTCCGCCGCGACGTGGTGACGCTGATCGAGCGCCTCGGTCGGCGTCTGGGCCAAGACGGCGGGCTGGACGAGCTCACCCTGACCACCAATGCGACCCAGCTGCCCCGCTTTGCCGACCGGCTCGCGGCGGCCGGCCTGCGCCGGATCAATGTCTCGCTCGACACGCTCGACCCCGTTCGTTTCTCCCGGCTCACCCGCGGCGGCAAGCTGACCGACACGCTGGCCGGGATCGAGGCCGCCGCCGCGGCCGGCCTCAAGGTCAAGATCAATGCCGTCGCCCTGAAGGGCGAGAATGAGGACGTGTTACCCGATCTGATCGCCTGGGCGCACGGTCAGGGGCATGACATCACCCTGATCGAGGTGATGCCTGTCGGCGATGTCGGGGCTGACCGTGCCGACCAGTTCCTGCCGCTCAGTGCCGTCCGCGACCGCCTCCTGCAGCGCTGGACCCTGACCCCGCTGACAGAAACCACCGGCGGCCCGGCCCGCTATCACCGCATCGCGGAGACCGGCGGCAAGCTCGGCCTGATCACGCCGCTGACCGGGAATTTCTGCGCCGGCTGCAACCGCGTCCGCCTGACCTGCACCGGCCAGCTGCACGCCTGCCTGGGACAGGACGGCGCCGTCGACCTGCGCCGCGCCTTGCGCGAGGGGGGTCTCGAGGGGCTTAACCGCGCCATCAACCAGGCCGTTGCCGACAAGCCGGAAGCGCATGATTTTGACGTCCGCCCGGGCGCCGAACCGTCGGTCACGCGCCACATGGCAATCACGGGAGGCTAGGATGCAGGTCCATATCCAGTACATGGCCGCCCTGCGTGACCGGTTCGGGTCCGGCGAGACCCGGCTCGACCTGCCCGACACCATTGCCAATAGCGAAGACCTGATTGCCTGGCTCACCGCGCGGCATGCCGACGCCGCCGCGCTTGAAGCGCCGGAAATCCGCCTGATCCGCAATGACCGCATCGTCACCCGCCCCAGCGCCATCGCCGACGGCGACCGGCTCGCCTTCTGCCCGCCCTTCACGGGAGGCTGAGCCATGCCGGACGACATCCGCGTCAGTGCCACACCGCTTGATGCCGCCGCCCTGCTGGGCGCGTTGACCGGGCGCGAAGCCGGCGACGGGGCCGTCGCCAGCTTTGTCGGCCAGGTCCGTGCCGAGCCGGAGCTGGAAGCGCTGGAGCTGGAACACTATCCCGGCGTCACCGAGCAGGCGCTTGCAACGCTTCGGGAGCAAGCCGTCGCCCGCTGGTCGCTCGGCCAGGCGCTGATCCATCACCGTGTCGGCCGCATGGCCATCGGCGAGACCATCGTCGTGGTCGCTGCCAGCGCGCCGCACCGGCGGGCCGCACTGGAGGCCGTCAGCTTCCTGATCGACCGGCTGAAGACCGAGGCGCCGTTCTGGAAGCGCGTCCATACGACGCGCGGCAGTCACTGGGTCGAGGCGCGTGACAGCGACAGCGCCGCGTCGCAATACTGGCAGGACCAGATTGCCCAGGAGGACGCGTGATGGCTGACCCCCAACTCGGCTTTGCCGTGATGACGATATCGGACACACGCGACGAAACGAGCGACCGCACCGGTCCCTGGCTGCGCGAACAGATCGCCGCCGCCGGCCACACCGTCGTCGACCACGCCATCGTGCCGGACACGGTCGAGGCGATCCGCGCGCGCATCCAGAGCTGGCTTGATGATCCGGCGATCCAGGCCATCATCACCACCGGCGGCACCGGCCTGACCGGCCGCGATGTCACGCCGGAGGCCATCCGGCCGCTGCTCGACAAGGAGATCGACGGCTTCTCGGTGGTCTTCCACCAGATTTCCTTTCAGTCGGTCGGCGTCTCAACCCTGCAATCGCGCGCCCTCGCGGGCATCGCCCGAGCGACCTACATCTTTGCCATCCCCGGCTCGATGGGGGCCTGCAAGGACGCCTGGAACGGCATTTTGCGGCACGAGTTCGATGCGTCGCACAAACCCTGCAACCTGGTCGAGATCCTGCCCCGCCTGGGTGAAGGCGGATGAGCGGGCTGACCCATCAGGACGAGAGCGGCCGGGTCCGCATGGTCGATGTCGGCGACAAGGCCATCACCCGTCGCACCGCGACCGCCAGTGCCCGGATCGAAATGAGTGCCGCGGCCTTCGCCGCGATCCGCGACGGCCAGGGTCCCAAGGGCGATGCCTGCCGCACGGCGGAGCTGGCGGGCATCATGGGTGCCAAGCGAACCTCGGACCTGATCCCGCTCTGCCATCCGCTACCGATCACCCGGGTCGAACTTGCCATTGAACCGGTCGAGGCGGAGACCGCCTTCGCGATCACCGCGACCGTGCGCACCGATGGCAAGACCGGGGTCGAAATGGAGGCCCTGACGGCCTGTTCGGTGGCAGCCCTGACGCTCTATGATATGGCCAAGGCGCTCGACAAGGGCATGCGCATCACCGACCTCCAGCTTGAGACCAAGAGCGGCGGCAAGTCCGG
This window contains:
- a CDS encoding NAD(P)-dependent oxidoreductase, with protein sequence MLRFVDIDQTYPEKRSEGERRQDFKEIYRGFSTGAAAEQASRCSQCGVPFCQSGCPLQNNIPDWLMLAGEDRLREAYDASAATSTMPEICGRICPQDRLCEGSCVVEKSKHGAVTIGAVEQYITDTAWKEGWVEPLHVGPERGQSVGIIGSGPAGLAAAERLRESGFSVTVYERADRAGGLLMYGIPGFKLEKTVVQRRLDRLEQGGVVFRLNFEVGRDASLDAIRAEHHAVLLATGVYQARQLTCPGSGDGVLPALDFLTRSNRDDLGDPAANDTVLDARGKRVVVVGGGDTAMDCVRTAIRQGATSVTCLYRRDRANMPGSAREVKHAEEEGVVFEWLSAPLAVLTQGDGISAVRVQGMRLGAPDRSGRRAPEADPGKTWDIGADMVISALGFTPEDLPVLFESPDLSVHRDGRVEVDRATRMASLDGVFVAGDLHRGASLVVWAIKDGLDAARSIESYLDNRMRVLGAAE
- the moaA gene encoding GTP 3',8-cyclase MoaA gives rise to the protein MTPAPTLSSLPAQPVPASPLIDSFGRQIRYLRLSVTDRCDLRCVYCMKAQPEFLPKADLLTLEELEQVAGAFIDRGITKIRITGGEPLVRRDVVTLIERLGRRLGQDGGLDELTLTTNATQLPRFADRLAAAGLRRINVSLDTLDPVRFSRLTRGGKLTDTLAGIEAAAAAGLKVKINAVALKGENEDVLPDLIAWAHGQGHDITLIEVMPVGDVGADRADQFLPLSAVRDRLLQRWTLTPLTETTGGPARYHRIAETGGKLGLITPLTGNFCAGCNRVRLTCTGQLHACLGQDGAVDLRRALREGGLEGLNRAINQAVADKPEAHDFDVRPGAEPSVTRHMAITGG
- a CDS encoding MoaD/ThiS family protein, whose product is MQVHIQYMAALRDRFGSGETRLDLPDTIANSEDLIAWLTARHADAAALEAPEIRLIRNDRIVTRPSAIADGDRLAFCPPFTGG
- a CDS encoding molybdenum cofactor biosynthesis protein MoaE, whose amino-acid sequence is MPDDIRVSATPLDAAALLGALTGREAGDGAVASFVGQVRAEPELEALELEHYPGVTEQALATLREQAVARWSLGQALIHHRVGRMAIGETIVVVAASAPHRRAALEAVSFLIDRLKTEAPFWKRVHTTRGSHWVEARDSDSAASQYWQDQIAQEDA
- the moaB gene encoding molybdenum cofactor biosynthesis protein B gives rise to the protein MADPQLGFAVMTISDTRDETSDRTGPWLREQIAAAGHTVVDHAIVPDTVEAIRARIQSWLDDPAIQAIITTGGTGLTGRDVTPEAIRPLLDKEIDGFSVVFHQISFQSVGVSTLQSRALAGIARATYIFAIPGSMGACKDAWNGILRHEFDASHKPCNLVEILPRLGEGG
- the moaC gene encoding cyclic pyranopterin monophosphate synthase MoaC; amino-acid sequence: MSGLTHQDESGRVRMVDVGDKAITRRTATASARIEMSAAAFAAIRDGQGPKGDACRTAELAGIMGAKRTSDLIPLCHPLPITRVELAIEPVEAETAFAITATVRTDGKTGVEMEALTACSVAALTLYDMAKALDKGMRITDLQLETKSGGKSGDWHRATAVGEPAATGEGTGEGTGDGTGDGTGDRTP